A stretch of Natronococcus sp. CG52 DNA encodes these proteins:
- a CDS encoding polysaccharide deacetylase family protein: MSASLADHEFALCLTHDVDRVYKTFQAPYYAVTERDPSHLRSLVTGDRPYWQFEELAALEDDLGVRSSFYVLNEQSLLREKSPRAWLVPRNWMLYTGRYDPTDPELVDAFRTLERGGWEVGLHGSYDSYDDRDRLRAEKRVLEEILDEPILGGRQHYLNLIGQRTWEHHRAIGLRYDASYGSSTRYGFDGRYDVIRPFDDEFVVFPLTLMERALLPSAPSLEWAWRECRRLLEEAHEHGAIMTVCWHPRYVNEEEFPGYRTLYERLIREARAMDAWIGPCGECYELLERRREASSQR; the protein is encoded by the coding sequence ATGAGTGCGTCGCTAGCGGACCACGAGTTCGCCCTCTGTCTCACCCACGACGTCGATCGCGTCTACAAGACGTTCCAGGCCCCCTACTACGCCGTAACCGAGCGGGATCCGTCGCACCTCCGCTCGCTCGTCACCGGCGATCGACCCTACTGGCAGTTCGAGGAGCTCGCGGCCCTGGAAGACGACCTCGGCGTCCGGTCGTCGTTTTACGTGCTCAACGAGCAGTCGCTCCTCCGAGAGAAGTCCCCTCGAGCGTGGCTCGTCCCGAGGAACTGGATGCTGTACACCGGTCGGTACGATCCCACAGATCCGGAACTGGTCGACGCGTTTCGAACGCTCGAGCGCGGCGGCTGGGAGGTTGGCCTCCACGGCTCGTACGACTCGTACGACGATCGGGACCGCCTTCGGGCGGAGAAGCGCGTTCTCGAGGAGATTCTCGACGAGCCCATCCTCGGTGGACGCCAGCACTACCTGAACCTGATCGGCCAGCGGACCTGGGAGCACCACCGCGCGATCGGGCTGCGGTACGACGCCAGCTACGGCTCGAGCACCCGGTACGGCTTCGACGGCCGGTACGACGTGATCCGGCCGTTCGACGACGAGTTCGTCGTCTTCCCGCTGACGCTCATGGAACGGGCGCTGCTCCCGTCGGCCCCGTCGCTCGAGTGGGCCTGGCGGGAGTGTCGGCGGCTGCTCGAGGAGGCCCACGAGCACGGCGCGATCATGACCGTCTGCTGGCACCCGCGGTACGTGAACGAGGAGGAATTTCCGGGCTACCGGACGCTCTACGAGAGGCTAATCCGCGAGGCGCGGGCGATGGACGCCTGGATCGGCCCCTGCGGGGAGTGTTACGAGTTGCTCGAGCGTCGGCGGGAAGCGTCGTCCCAGCGGTAA
- a CDS encoding DUF354 domain-containing protein — protein MADDRRVVCTIQHPAHVHFFRNAIDELRDRGYDVRVFAREKDVARELLERYGIAHRRFARPVETPLDLLAVQSRYEYEIARRVRRLQPAAVLGIGEPAVAHASSLVDGRGILFTDTEHAALQNAVSLPFADRVYTPDAFWDDYGGHHRRYPGYHELAYLHPNWFTPDPAAPPGLEPADGPLVVLRLVSWNAAHDVGRRGVAGLERVIAGLERFGATVRITAEGELPPTLAARRTDVPVHQMHDLLARADLFLGESATMAIESCLLGTPALYVSDLRAGVLEELEARYRLLRWLSRGALPGEIVAHARELLRTSESTWAKRRRRVLAEKIDTTAFIVDVVEDAVGAEEAATDRAVAEVVS, from the coding sequence ATGGCTGACGATCGACGCGTCGTGTGTACCATCCAGCACCCCGCCCACGTTCACTTCTTCAGGAACGCGATCGACGAACTGCGCGACCGCGGCTACGACGTCCGCGTCTTCGCTCGCGAGAAGGACGTCGCCCGCGAGTTGCTCGAGCGGTACGGGATCGCCCACCGGCGGTTCGCGAGGCCCGTGGAGACGCCGCTCGACCTGCTCGCGGTGCAGTCGAGGTACGAGTACGAGATCGCTCGGCGCGTTCGTCGGTTGCAGCCGGCGGCCGTGCTCGGAATCGGCGAGCCGGCGGTCGCGCACGCGTCCTCGCTCGTCGACGGCCGCGGAATCCTGTTTACCGACACCGAGCACGCGGCCCTCCAGAACGCCGTCTCGCTTCCGTTCGCGGATCGCGTCTACACGCCGGACGCGTTCTGGGACGACTACGGCGGGCACCACCGTCGCTACCCCGGCTACCACGAACTGGCCTACCTCCATCCGAACTGGTTTACTCCCGATCCGGCGGCCCCGCCCGGTCTCGAGCCCGCGGACGGTCCGCTCGTCGTGCTGCGGCTGGTCTCCTGGAACGCCGCACACGACGTCGGTCGGAGGGGAGTCGCCGGCCTCGAGCGGGTGATCGCCGGTCTCGAGCGATTCGGCGCGACCGTCCGGATCACCGCGGAGGGGGAGCTACCACCGACGCTCGCGGCCCGACGGACCGACGTGCCCGTCCATCAGATGCACGACCTGCTGGCTCGAGCGGACCTCTTCCTCGGCGAGAGCGCTACGATGGCGATCGAGAGCTGTCTCCTCGGCACCCCGGCGCTCTACGTCTCGGATCTCCGGGCGGGCGTGCTCGAGGAACTCGAGGCTCGCTACCGGCTGCTCCGGTGGCTCTCTCGTGGCGCTCTCCCGGGAGAGATCGTCGCCCACGCGCGGGAACTCCTGCGAACGAGCGAGTCGACCTGGGCGAAGCGACGACGGCGCGTCCTCGCGGAGAAGATCGATACGACCGCGTTTATCGTCGACGTCGTCGAGGACGCCGTCGGCGCCGAGGAAGCAGCGACCGATCGCGCCGTCGCGGAGGTCGTCTCCTGA
- a CDS encoding glycosyltransferase family 2 protein → MYRGHTIGVVVPAYNESEFVGDVIETVPRYVDRVYVVDDRSTDDTWTEITRRAARVNHEARATVRKRDTLVANGRSAFDRRAVPIRHAENRGVGGAIKTGYLRALEDGLDVAAVMAGDGQMDPDHLPSLLDPIVDGEADYAKGNRLVSDNYRKGMPRFRLFGNALLTLLTKVSSGYWRTMDPQNGYTAISVYALESIDVESMYEDYGYPNDLLVRLNANELRVADVAMPAVYGDEESTIDYTTYVPKLSALLVRSFARRLATRYPIGDAHPVPLFYAAAALTVGGGLLGGIRSLYRHRRRSDDRGLVELAASALLLAAGSVFLSLAARLELRVTEGLEVQRHG, encoded by the coding sequence ATGTATAGGGGGCACACGATCGGCGTCGTCGTGCCGGCGTACAACGAATCGGAGTTCGTCGGCGACGTGATCGAGACGGTACCGAGGTACGTCGACCGCGTCTACGTCGTCGACGACCGATCGACCGACGACACCTGGACCGAAATCACCCGCCGCGCCGCCCGGGTGAACCACGAGGCGCGGGCGACCGTCCGGAAACGCGACACGCTCGTCGCGAACGGTAGATCGGCGTTCGACCGTCGGGCCGTTCCCATCCGCCACGCGGAGAACCGCGGCGTGGGCGGCGCGATCAAGACCGGGTACCTGCGGGCGCTCGAAGACGGACTCGACGTCGCGGCCGTGATGGCCGGCGACGGCCAGATGGATCCCGACCACCTGCCCTCGCTGCTGGATCCGATCGTCGACGGCGAGGCCGACTACGCGAAGGGAAACCGGCTGGTAAGCGATAATTACCGCAAGGGGATGCCGCGATTCCGGCTGTTCGGAAACGCGCTGCTCACGCTCCTGACGAAGGTCTCGTCCGGCTACTGGCGGACGATGGACCCCCAGAACGGGTACACGGCGATCTCGGTGTACGCGCTCGAGTCGATCGACGTCGAATCGATGTACGAGGACTACGGCTACCCCAACGATCTGCTGGTACGGCTCAACGCCAACGAGTTGCGCGTGGCCGACGTCGCGATGCCGGCCGTCTACGGCGACGAGGAGTCGACCATCGACTACACCACGTACGTTCCGAAGCTCTCCGCGTTGCTCGTGCGATCTTTCGCCCGGCGACTCGCGACCCGATACCCGATCGGCGACGCCCATCCCGTCCCGCTGTTCTACGCCGCCGCCGCGCTCACGGTCGGTGGCGGCCTCCTCGGCGGAATCCGGTCGCTGTACCGCCACCGACGCCGGTCCGACGACCGCGGACTCGTCGAACTGGCGGCGAGCGCCCTCCTGCTGGCTGCGGGCTCGGTGTTCCTGTCGCTCGCGGCCCGACTCGAACTGCGCGTCACCGAGGGACTGGAGGTGCAACGACATGGCTGA
- a CDS encoding nucleotide sugar dehydrogenase, with the protein MTDSERGLHRRTGSPPDDTAESPYGIAAPTDRQRSALTSGSVPVAVYGLGKMGLPLAAVFADVTGNVVGADVDPAVVDSVENGDCHVKREPGLAELVRETVDEGALAATTEPSEAANRAAIHVVVVPTPLTDDREPNLAALDAAVEAIGSGLAPGDAVFVECTVPPRTTVDRVLPTLEGESGLERGEFGLACCPERTSSGRALEDIRGAYPKVVGGVDAESTRVAELVYGELNESGVIPTSDVTTAETVKVFEGLYRDVNIALANELATFTDEFGIDVREAIDLANTQPYCDIHDPGPGVGGHCIPYYPYFVIEPFETDAPLLRAARAVNDSMPAYTVDRLEAALSETGTALGDASVLVLGLTYRPGVEEIRASPALAITEKLGERGAAVYGVDPLLESFEAFERHGLTPLPLESIDERGIDDHGFDAVVLVTPHEEFETIDWNALGRDGGELVVVDGRDALEDDAVPDSHRVYTIGTGRDGAAEGDAGESGVEAEEGTDV; encoded by the coding sequence ATGACTGATTCGGAGCGGGGGCTGCACCGACGGACCGGTAGTCCGCCGGACGATACCGCCGAGTCCCCGTACGGGATAGCTGCCCCGACCGACCGACAGCGTTCGGCGCTCACGAGCGGGTCGGTTCCGGTGGCCGTCTACGGACTCGGGAAGATGGGGCTGCCGCTCGCCGCCGTCTTCGCCGACGTGACGGGAAACGTCGTCGGCGCGGACGTCGATCCGGCGGTCGTCGACTCGGTCGAAAACGGCGACTGCCACGTGAAGCGCGAACCCGGCCTGGCCGAACTCGTGCGCGAAACCGTCGACGAGGGAGCGCTTGCGGCGACGACCGAGCCGAGCGAGGCTGCGAACCGGGCCGCGATCCACGTCGTCGTCGTCCCGACGCCGCTGACCGACGACCGCGAACCGAACCTCGCGGCGCTCGACGCCGCCGTCGAGGCGATCGGTTCGGGACTGGCACCCGGCGACGCGGTCTTCGTCGAGTGTACGGTCCCGCCTCGGACGACAGTGGACCGAGTTCTACCGACACTCGAGGGCGAATCCGGGCTCGAGCGCGGCGAGTTCGGCCTCGCGTGCTGTCCGGAACGAACCTCCAGCGGCCGGGCGCTCGAGGACATCCGCGGCGCGTATCCGAAGGTCGTCGGCGGGGTCGACGCCGAGAGCACCCGCGTCGCCGAACTGGTGTACGGCGAACTCAACGAGTCCGGGGTGATTCCCACCTCGGACGTGACGACCGCGGAGACTGTCAAGGTCTTCGAGGGGCTGTACCGCGACGTCAACATCGCGCTGGCGAACGAACTCGCGACGTTCACCGACGAGTTCGGAATCGACGTGCGGGAGGCGATCGACCTCGCGAACACCCAGCCCTACTGCGACATCCACGACCCGGGCCCCGGCGTCGGCGGCCACTGCATTCCGTACTATCCGTACTTCGTGATCGAGCCGTTCGAGACCGACGCGCCGCTGTTGCGGGCCGCGCGCGCGGTGAACGATTCGATGCCGGCGTACACGGTCGATCGACTCGAGGCGGCGCTGTCGGAGACCGGGACCGCGCTGGGCGACGCTTCGGTGCTGGTACTCGGACTCACCTACCGCCCCGGCGTCGAGGAGATCCGCGCGTCGCCGGCGCTCGCGATCACCGAGAAACTGGGCGAGCGCGGAGCGGCGGTCTACGGCGTCGATCCGCTGCTCGAGTCGTTCGAGGCGTTCGAGCGACACGGGCTGACGCCGCTTCCGCTCGAGTCGATCGACGAGCGAGGGATCGACGACCACGGTTTCGACGCCGTAGTACTGGTGACGCCCCACGAGGAGTTCGAGACGATCGACTGGAACGCGCTCGGCCGTGACGGCGGCGAACTGGTCGTGGTCGACGGCCGCGACGCCCTCGAGGACGACGCGGTTCCCGACTCTCACCGCGTGTACACGATCGGAACGGGACGCGATGGAGCAGCGGAGGGCGACGCGGGAGAGAGCGGCGTCGAAGCGGAGGAGGGAACCGATGTATAG
- a CDS encoding Gfo/Idh/MocA family protein, with translation MAGERSLDVGVIGVGSMGQHHARVYDELAAANLIGVFDVDAERASAVAGRHGTTAASLETLLERVDAVSVAVPTVHHYEVVTTCLEMGVPTLVEKPVVDDPETGRKLRAKAAAADVPVQVGHVERFNPAVETLETILDDLSIIGVTARRLGPPPDRRIDDSAIVDLMVHDIDIVLALLGEEPVAVMSCGVADDRHASALLEFSDTMASLTASRLTQRKVRTLEVTAEECLVEVDYIDQSIEIHRRSVPEYVENGGDIRFRHESLVERPHVPNDEPLRNELESFLETVRTDGTPKVTVDDGLAALQIARQIEARETEGRPTVDVEVPHD, from the coding sequence ATGGCGGGTGAGCGCTCGCTCGACGTCGGCGTGATCGGGGTCGGATCGATGGGACAGCACCACGCGCGCGTATACGACGAACTGGCGGCGGCGAACCTGATCGGCGTCTTCGACGTCGACGCCGAGCGAGCGAGCGCGGTCGCCGGACGACACGGAACGACGGCGGCCTCCCTCGAGACGCTTCTCGAGCGAGTCGATGCCGTCTCCGTCGCCGTCCCGACCGTCCACCACTACGAGGTCGTGACGACCTGCCTGGAGATGGGCGTCCCGACCCTGGTCGAAAAGCCGGTCGTCGACGACCCCGAGACGGGGCGGAAGTTGCGAGCGAAAGCGGCCGCGGCGGACGTGCCGGTACAGGTCGGCCACGTCGAACGGTTCAACCCCGCCGTCGAGACCCTCGAAACCATCCTCGACGATCTGTCGATTATCGGCGTTACCGCGCGTCGACTCGGCCCGCCGCCGGACCGGCGGATCGACGACAGCGCCATCGTCGATCTGATGGTCCACGACATCGACATCGTGCTGGCGCTGCTCGGGGAGGAGCCCGTCGCGGTCATGAGCTGCGGCGTCGCGGACGATCGTCACGCCTCAGCCCTGCTCGAGTTCTCCGACACGATGGCGTCGCTGACGGCGAGCCGACTGACCCAGCGGAAGGTGCGGACGCTCGAGGTCACCGCGGAGGAGTGTCTCGTCGAGGTCGACTACATCGACCAGTCGATCGAGATCCACCGTCGCTCGGTGCCGGAGTACGTCGAGAACGGCGGCGATATCCGATTCAGACACGAGAGCCTCGTCGAGCGACCCCACGTTCCCAACGACGAGCCGCTGCGGAACGAACTCGAGTCGTTCCTCGAGACCGTCCGAACGGACGGGACGCCGAAGGTGACGGTCGACGACGGACTCGCAGCCCTCCAGATCGCACGGCAGATCGAGGCGCGGGAGACCGAGGGCAGGCCAACGGTCGACGTGGAGGTGCCGCATGACTGA
- a CDS encoding DegT/DnrJ/EryC1/StrS family aminotransferase, producing MIPIASPVLGDDEVDRVTRVLETGMLAEGEVVREFEREFADYCGTDRAIATANGTAALHAALVALGIGEGDRVLTTPFSFVATANAIRHAGAEPVFADVDPVTYNLEPKAARDAARTEDVDAILVVHLYGCPAEMDAFVELAADLEIPLVEDCAQAHGASYRGQRVGSFGDAACFSFYPTKNMTTGEGGMVLTDRDDVAERVERFVDHGRVGGYTHASVGHNFRMTNVAAAIGRAQFERLPGFVACRRENATRLTAAVTGTDGIEPPVDPDRSEHVYHQYTVRARERAAFRERLEAHDVGTAVYYPRCIHEQPAYDGVSHDAPRAERAAAEVVSVPVHPALSDDDVDRIAEVIASYGG from the coding sequence ATGATCCCGATCGCCAGTCCCGTCCTCGGCGACGACGAGGTGGATCGCGTGACCCGCGTTCTCGAGACCGGAATGCTCGCCGAGGGCGAGGTCGTCCGCGAGTTCGAGCGGGAGTTCGCCGACTACTGCGGCACCGATCGCGCGATCGCGACCGCGAACGGAACGGCGGCGCTGCACGCCGCGCTCGTCGCGCTCGGGATCGGCGAGGGCGACCGCGTCCTCACGACCCCGTTTTCGTTCGTCGCGACGGCGAACGCAATCAGACACGCCGGCGCCGAACCGGTGTTCGCCGACGTCGATCCGGTCACGTACAACCTCGAACCGAAGGCGGCCCGCGACGCAGCGCGCACAGAGGACGTCGACGCGATCCTCGTCGTCCACCTCTACGGCTGTCCCGCGGAGATGGACGCCTTCGTGGAACTTGCAGCGGACCTCGAGATTCCCCTCGTCGAGGACTGCGCCCAGGCTCACGGGGCGAGCTATCGCGGCCAGCGAGTCGGTTCGTTCGGCGACGCCGCCTGCTTCTCGTTCTATCCGACGAAGAACATGACCACGGGCGAGGGCGGGATGGTCCTGACCGACCGCGACGACGTCGCCGAGCGCGTCGAGCGATTCGTCGACCACGGGCGAGTCGGCGGCTACACGCACGCGTCGGTCGGGCACAACTTCCGAATGACGAACGTCGCGGCCGCGATCGGTCGCGCGCAGTTCGAGCGGCTTCCCGGGTTCGTCGCCTGCCGGCGGGAGAACGCAACTCGCCTCACCGCCGCAGTCACGGGGACCGACGGGATCGAGCCGCCGGTCGACCCCGACCGCAGCGAGCACGTCTACCACCAGTATACCGTCCGCGCTCGGGAGCGGGCGGCGTTCCGGGAACGCCTCGAGGCCCACGACGTCGGAACTGCGGTCTACTATCCGCGGTGTATCCACGAACAGCCGGCCTACGACGGTGTGAGCCACGACGCTCCCCGCGCCGAGCGGGCGGCCGCCGAGGTCGTCTCGGTGCCGGTCCATCCGGCTCTTTCGGACGACGACGTCGACCGTATCGCGGAGGTGATCGCGTCCTATGGCGGGTGA
- a CDS encoding acyltransferase codes for MSEGLSDERTAVTTTVGYEYSENSNPPVVGSDPAIRPGTIVYDDVVIGDRFRTGHFALIRERTEIGDDVLVGTNATIDGTATVGSNASLQTGVYVPPQTAIGDHVFLGPNAVLTNDPYPLRQESELEGPTLEEHASVGANATILPGVTVGRGSFVAAGAVVTRDVPAETLAVGVPAGHEPLPEPLRGGNDEP; via the coding sequence ATGAGTGAGGGCCTGTCAGACGAACGTACGGCAGTTACGACGACCGTCGGCTACGAGTACAGCGAGAACTCGAATCCGCCGGTCGTCGGATCCGACCCCGCGATCAGGCCCGGGACGATCGTCTACGACGACGTCGTCATCGGCGACCGATTTCGGACCGGACATTTCGCGTTGATTCGCGAGCGGACCGAGATCGGAGACGACGTCCTCGTCGGAACCAACGCGACCATCGACGGCACCGCGACGGTCGGTTCGAACGCCAGTCTGCAGACTGGGGTTTACGTCCCGCCGCAGACGGCGATCGGCGATCACGTCTTCCTCGGTCCGAACGCCGTCCTGACGAACGATCCGTATCCCCTTCGCCAGGAGTCGGAACTCGAGGGGCCGACGCTCGAGGAGCACGCCTCGGTGGGTGCGAACGCGACGATTCTCCCCGGCGTCACCGTCGGTCGGGGGTCGTTCGTCGCCGCCGGTGCGGTCGTCACGCGCGACGTTCCCGCCGAGACGCTCGCGGTCGGCGTTCCGGCGGGACACGAACCGCTTCCGGAGCCGCTTCGAGGAGGGAACGACGAACCATGA
- the larC gene encoding nickel pincer cofactor biosynthesis protein LarC: MQTLAFDGRMGASGDMILAALLDAGADPTALEPVTTSLDLEYRIDEAVKSGIAATTVDVILTDADADGDRSTDHEKGHDDGYEHHHDGDHDHSHDYDHGEENHQHAHDEGVHAEGHGPHRSYLEVRKIVEELNLEPAIERDALAIFELLGEAEASVHGESLEEIHFHEVGADDAIADVVGAVALVHDIEPERIVTTPLATGGGTVSMSHGEYPVPTPAVVEIAQRADWPLRGGPVDAELLTPTGAAILGHLADGVESLPSLDLEDSGYGGGGYDLDPHPNVLRALVGDGGNELAKDDIAVLETNLDDATPEVLGGLQETLASAGARDVSIIPATMKKSRPGHLVKVICKPEDRERVARALAEETGTLGVRDAGATHRWIAEREFETVALEIDGERYEVTVKIASDVDGEVYDVSAEYDDALAVAAKTGLPVRTVLERANARYRRSLEE; this comes from the coding sequence ATGCAAACGCTCGCGTTCGACGGCCGAATGGGTGCAAGCGGTGACATGATCCTCGCCGCGTTGCTCGATGCCGGGGCCGATCCGACGGCGCTCGAGCCCGTCACGACGTCGCTGGACCTGGAGTATCGGATCGACGAGGCGGTCAAGAGCGGCATCGCGGCGACGACCGTGGACGTGATCCTGACGGATGCCGACGCCGACGGTGACCGATCGACCGATCACGAGAAGGGCCACGACGATGGGTACGAGCACCATCACGACGGCGATCACGACCACTCGCACGACTACGATCACGGCGAAGAAAACCACCAACACGCGCACGACGAGGGCGTCCACGCCGAGGGCCACGGCCCCCACCGTAGCTACCTCGAGGTCCGTAAGATCGTCGAGGAACTGAACCTCGAGCCGGCGATCGAACGCGACGCGCTCGCAATTTTCGAGCTACTGGGGGAGGCCGAGGCGAGCGTCCACGGGGAATCCCTCGAGGAGATCCACTTCCACGAGGTCGGCGCCGACGACGCGATCGCGGACGTCGTCGGCGCAGTCGCGCTCGTCCACGACATAGAGCCCGAGCGGATCGTAACGACGCCGCTCGCGACCGGCGGCGGGACGGTCTCGATGAGCCACGGCGAGTACCCCGTCCCGACGCCCGCGGTCGTCGAAATTGCCCAGCGAGCGGACTGGCCGCTCCGCGGCGGCCCGGTCGATGCGGAGCTGTTGACGCCGACGGGAGCGGCGATCCTCGGCCACCTGGCCGACGGCGTCGAATCGCTGCCGTCGCTCGACCTCGAGGACTCGGGTTACGGCGGCGGCGGCTACGACCTCGATCCGCACCCGAACGTGCTCCGGGCGCTAGTGGGGGACGGCGGGAACGAACTCGCGAAGGACGACATCGCGGTGCTCGAGACGAACCTCGACGACGCGACACCGGAGGTGCTCGGCGGACTTCAGGAAACTCTCGCGAGCGCGGGCGCGCGCGACGTTTCGATTATCCCGGCGACGATGAAGAAGTCCCGGCCCGGCCACCTCGTGAAGGTGATCTGCAAGCCGGAAGACCGCGAGCGGGTCGCGCGGGCGCTAGCCGAGGAGACGGGAACGCTCGGCGTCCGCGACGCCGGCGCGACCCACCGCTGGATCGCCGAGCGGGAGTTCGAAACGGTGGCGCTCGAGATCGACGGAGAGCGCTACGAGGTTACCGTGAAAATCGCGAGCGACGTCGACGGGGAGGTGTACGACGTGAGCGCGGAGTACGACGACGCGCTGGCCGTCGCGGCGAAGACCGGGTTGCCAGTCCGAACGGTTCTCGAGCGGGCGAACGCCCGGTATCGCCGTTCGCTCGAGGAGTGA
- a CDS encoding CDC48 family AAA ATPase, with protein MNEVQLEVAKAYPNDSGRGIARLDPDTLLHLKLSPGDIIEIEGADTTAAKVWRADRQDWNTDTVRIDGFTRQNADVGIGERVTIRKAEATKADKLVLAPPEEASVQFGSDAAGMVKRQILKRPVVGRDIVPVMSSTNHPFMRSPGQAIPLIAVETEPEGVVLITEDTDVELREEPISGFEKTGGGITYEDIGGLQGEIQRVREMVELPMKHPQIFKKLGIEPPQGVLLHGPPGTGKTLLAKAVANETSASFFSIAGPEIISKYYGESEQQLREIFEDASEESPAIIFIDELDSIAPKREDVTGEVERRVVAQLLTMMDGLEARGQVIVIAATNRVDSVDPALRRPGRFDREIEIGVPDEVGREEILQIHTRGMPLSDDVNLAHLADETHGFVGADIESLTKEAAMKALRRYLPEIDLDEEDIPPSLIDRMIVKRQDFRGALNEVEPSAMREVLVELPKISWDDVGGLHDAKEQVKESVEWPLNNPERFDRLGIDPPAGVLLYGPPGTGKTLMAKAVANETNANFISVRGPQLLSKWVGESEKAIRQTFRKARQVSPTVIFFDELDALAPGRGGEVGSNVSERVVNQLLTELDGLEEMENVMVIGATNRPDMIDPALLRSGRFDRLVMIGEPDMEGRERILDIHTEHTPLAADVNLREIAEITDGYVGSDLESIAREGAIEALREDHEADIVEMRHFRQAMENVRPTITDDILDYYEQIEEEFQGGSSGPDPTGRRGSRIGFQ; from the coding sequence ATGAACGAAGTCCAACTGGAGGTTGCGAAGGCGTACCCGAACGACTCGGGTCGTGGCATCGCCCGACTCGACCCGGACACGCTGTTGCATCTCAAGCTAAGTCCGGGCGACATTATCGAGATCGAAGGTGCAGATACGACTGCCGCAAAGGTGTGGCGTGCTGACCGGCAGGACTGGAACACCGATACCGTCCGCATCGACGGATTCACCCGGCAGAACGCCGATGTTGGCATCGGCGAACGGGTGACGATCCGAAAGGCGGAGGCGACGAAGGCGGACAAACTCGTCCTCGCGCCGCCGGAGGAGGCGTCGGTCCAGTTCGGATCGGACGCCGCCGGCATGGTCAAACGGCAGATTCTGAAACGACCCGTCGTCGGCCGGGACATCGTTCCCGTGATGTCCTCGACGAACCATCCGTTCATGCGGTCGCCCGGCCAGGCGATCCCGCTGATCGCGGTCGAAACCGAACCGGAGGGCGTGGTCCTCATCACCGAGGACACGGACGTCGAACTCCGGGAGGAGCCGATCTCCGGCTTCGAGAAGACCGGCGGCGGGATCACCTACGAGGACATCGGCGGCCTACAAGGAGAGATCCAGCGGGTGCGCGAGATGGTAGAGTTGCCGATGAAACATCCCCAGATCTTCAAGAAACTGGGGATCGAGCCGCCCCAGGGGGTCCTGTTACACGGACCGCCGGGGACGGGGAAGACGCTGCTCGCCAAGGCGGTGGCCAACGAGACCTCCGCCAGTTTCTTCTCCATCGCCGGCCCCGAGATCATCTCGAAGTACTACGGGGAGTCCGAACAGCAGTTACGCGAGATCTTCGAGGACGCGAGCGAGGAGTCGCCCGCGATTATCTTCATCGACGAACTCGACTCGATCGCGCCCAAGCGTGAGGACGTGACCGGCGAGGTCGAGCGTCGGGTCGTCGCCCAACTGCTCACGATGATGGACGGCCTCGAGGCTCGCGGCCAGGTCATCGTCATCGCGGCGACCAACCGGGTCGACTCGGTCGACCCCGCGCTCCGTCGCCCGGGTCGGTTCGACCGCGAGATCGAGATCGGCGTCCCCGACGAGGTGGGTCGCGAGGAAATACTCCAGATCCACACGCGCGGAATGCCGCTCTCGGACGACGTCAACCTCGCACATCTGGCCGACGAGACCCACGGCTTCGTCGGCGCCGACATCGAGTCGCTGACGAAGGAGGCCGCGATGAAGGCCCTTCGCCGGTACCTGCCCGAGATCGACTTGGACGAGGAGGACATCCCGCCGAGCCTGATCGACCGGATGATCGTCAAGCGCCAGGACTTCCGCGGCGCGCTCAACGAGGTCGAACCCTCGGCGATGCGGGAGGTCCTCGTCGAACTGCCGAAGATCTCCTGGGACGACGTCGGCGGTCTCCACGATGCGAAAGAGCAGGTCAAGGAGTCCGTCGAGTGGCCGCTGAACAACCCCGAACGGTTCGACCGGCTGGGAATCGATCCGCCGGCCGGCGTCCTGCTGTACGGTCCGCCGGGCACCGGGAAGACGCTGATGGCTAAGGCGGTCGCCAACGAGACCAACGCGAACTTCATCTCGGTGCGCGGCCCGCAGTTGCTCTCGAAGTGGGTCGGCGAATCCGAGAAGGCCATCCGCCAGACCTTCCGCAAGGCGCGGCAGGTCTCGCCGACGGTGATCTTCTTCGACGAACTCGACGCGCTGGCGCCGGGCCGTGGCGGCGAGGTCGGTTCAAACGTCTCCGAGCGGGTCGTCAACCAGCTGCTGACCGAACTCGACGGTCTCGAGGAGATGGAGAACGTGATGGTCATCGGCGCGACGAACCGTCCCGACATGATCGATCCCGCCCTGCTGCGGTCGGGTCGATTCGACCGGCTGGTCATGATCGGCGAACCCGACATGGAGGGCCGCGAACGGATTCTCGACATCCACACGGAGCACACGCCTCTCGCCGCGGACGTCAACCTGCGCGAGATCGCCGAGATCACGGACGGCTACGTCGGAAGCGACCTCGAGTCGATCGCCCGCGAGGGAGCGATCGAGGCACTGCGCGAGGACCACGAGGCCGACATCGTCGAGATGCGTCACTTCCGTCAGGCCATGGAGAACGTCCGACCGACGATCACCGACGACATCCTCGACTACTACGAGCAGATCGAAGAGGAGTTCCAGGGCGGCTCGAGCGGCCCCGACCCGACCGGCCGCCGGGGCAGTCGGATCGGCTTCCAGTAG